One window of Klebsiella quasivariicola genomic DNA carries:
- a CDS encoding ABC-three component system protein, which produces MSNAHEASASATGYLYQCRYALLKGLEATLDSPEFRISIEKFDDIAFEANGLPIHLIQTKHHKAKTGKLTDSSADLWKTLLIWIKSVATDSGGFSRTRHFLITTGLAPSNSASFLLRTESRNEAQADFLLLTTANSSNNRALQEAFNAYKLLPEEARFALLRSIYVLDRSPSITDVKEDIYRQLHRAVGRQHIEIFTERLEGWWFDQVIRMLSGNEVGSIPVLAIESRIDELREEFRRSSLPVDFRSFSPPQEVIAQLDSRPFVNQLRKINLGSARIEYAIRDYYRASEQRSKWVREELLLNDELKTFEQDLIEAWQPRFAAQKDDLLPDSDESDRIRSGKDLFTWAEQQACFPLRSLRERFLTHGSYHILANRYAVGWHPDFMQNNSDEQKGED; this is translated from the coding sequence ATGAGTAACGCGCATGAGGCCAGCGCGTCGGCCACTGGCTATCTGTATCAGTGTCGCTACGCATTGCTAAAAGGACTGGAAGCTACTCTGGATTCACCAGAGTTCAGGATTTCAATTGAAAAGTTTGATGATATAGCTTTTGAGGCAAACGGCTTACCGATTCATCTTATCCAGACCAAACATCATAAAGCCAAAACTGGAAAGCTGACTGACAGCAGCGCTGACCTTTGGAAAACGCTACTCATCTGGATAAAAAGTGTAGCCACCGATAGTGGCGGTTTCTCAAGAACTCGTCACTTCCTAATAACAACTGGTTTGGCACCTTCGAATTCGGCGTCTTTTCTATTACGAACAGAAAGTCGTAACGAGGCTCAAGCCGATTTTTTGTTACTCACGACTGCAAACAGTTCAAATAACCGCGCGCTACAAGAAGCTTTCAACGCCTATAAGCTCTTACCGGAGGAGGCTCGATTTGCTCTGTTAAGATCAATATATGTACTTGATAGATCTCCTTCGATTACTGATGTTAAAGAAGATATTTACCGGCAGTTGCACCGTGCTGTAGGAAGACAGCATATCGAAATTTTCACCGAGCGTTTAGAAGGCTGGTGGTTCGACCAAGTGATACGTATGCTCAGCGGCAATGAGGTGGGCAGCATCCCAGTGCTGGCTATTGAATCCCGCATTGATGAACTGCGAGAGGAGTTTCGACGTTCCTCATTACCTGTAGATTTTCGGTCATTTTCTCCTCCTCAAGAAGTGATCGCTCAGCTAGATAGTCGACCCTTTGTCAATCAATTGCGAAAGATAAATCTCGGTTCGGCCCGTATTGAGTATGCCATCCGTGATTATTACCGAGCTTCAGAGCAACGCTCAAAATGGGTAAGAGAAGAATTATTGCTTAATGATGAGCTTAAAACGTTCGAGCAAGACCTGATAGAGGCTTGGCAACCACGATTCGCCGCACAGAAAGACGATTTATTACCTGATAGTGATGAGTCCGATCGTATACGTTCTGGAAAGGACCTGTTCACATGGGCAGAACAGCAGGCATGTTTTCCTCTCCGCAGCCTACGAGAGCGGTTTCTTACCCACGGAAGCTACCATATTTTGGCTAACCGATACGCAGTGGGGTGGCACCCTGACTTCATGCAGAATAATAGTGATGAACAGAAAGGAGAGGATTGA
- a CDS encoding DUF3732 domain-containing protein produces the protein MSLQIASLVIYNHGGERREITLHPGQLNILTGASKTGKSAIIDIIDYVTGRSECYVADGVIRKCTQWYGILFQLNDSQIFIARRNPDAGTQSHGDIYIARGSSLSIPDGATLHKNTTVNAVEKFLGTAIGINENEHRPPSPTRPSLEANFRHSLLFCFQDQNDIDNKQRLFHRQDDGFIAQAIRDTFPYFLGAMDEERLLQQAQLDDARKLLRQLERLVREAESLDDATFPRAKALLEEAKMAGLTDDRTVVVNYEACMTLLQSLSERGVFSDAVVVSDHDDILMRLRSERQGMRTELERLNSEIRETRAFTSESTGYEREAREQRARLSVVNLIKSSEVSQLCPLCESHLENIPPSVAQLNHSLNELSRQLEAVEAENPRLQKRLAALQIQENTLLNNLRENQKKISDCIQQAEYLRVQQENFMLQARTLGKIAQYLETVSDAEQYSGLRTRLENQQLTVSFLEKKLDPTAVREKLAAFLNIIGRYMTEYSELLDLEHQGSNLRLDIRKLTVVADTLDGPVPLFRMGSGENWVGYHILAHLALHRWFRQKKRPVPGFLILDQPSQAHYPPEKDNDGSIDALKNEDQNAVNRLFSLINHAAKTLAPDLQIIVMDHADLKDDWFQAAVSDRWRNGVKLIPTSWITPQK, from the coding sequence ATGAGTCTTCAGATAGCCAGCCTTGTGATTTACAACCACGGGGGAGAACGTCGTGAAATCACCCTTCATCCCGGTCAACTGAACATCTTGACCGGCGCATCCAAAACGGGTAAATCAGCAATAATTGATATTATTGATTACGTTACCGGGCGAAGCGAATGTTACGTAGCCGATGGCGTTATCCGCAAATGTACGCAATGGTATGGGATCCTTTTTCAACTGAATGATAGCCAAATCTTTATCGCGCGACGCAATCCAGATGCCGGTACACAGTCTCACGGCGACATCTATATTGCCCGAGGGAGCTCCCTGTCGATTCCCGATGGCGCAACTCTCCACAAAAACACTACAGTCAACGCTGTGGAGAAATTTCTGGGAACGGCAATCGGCATTAATGAAAACGAACACCGTCCCCCGAGTCCTACGCGACCCTCTCTGGAGGCAAATTTCCGCCACTCGCTTCTTTTTTGTTTCCAGGATCAGAACGACATTGATAACAAACAGCGTCTGTTTCATCGCCAAGATGATGGTTTTATAGCGCAGGCTATCCGGGACACCTTTCCTTATTTTCTTGGCGCAATGGATGAAGAGCGGCTCTTACAGCAAGCCCAATTGGACGATGCGCGAAAACTACTGCGTCAGCTTGAAAGGTTGGTACGGGAAGCTGAATCGCTGGATGACGCCACATTTCCGCGTGCAAAAGCTCTTCTTGAAGAAGCTAAAATGGCAGGGCTTACCGACGATCGAACCGTAGTTGTAAACTATGAGGCCTGCATGACTCTGCTCCAAAGCTTGAGCGAGCGAGGAGTATTTTCAGATGCAGTTGTAGTAAGTGATCATGATGACATATTGATGCGACTGCGCTCAGAACGTCAAGGGATGCGTACTGAGCTTGAGAGACTGAATAGCGAGATTCGTGAAACGCGGGCGTTTACCTCAGAATCAACCGGCTATGAGCGAGAGGCGCGGGAGCAGCGTGCAAGACTCAGCGTAGTGAATTTGATAAAGTCCTCAGAGGTATCGCAGCTTTGTCCTCTTTGCGAAAGTCACCTCGAAAACATTCCTCCTTCTGTTGCTCAACTCAACCATTCACTCAATGAATTGAGCCGACAACTTGAGGCGGTAGAAGCAGAAAATCCAAGGCTCCAGAAGCGCTTAGCAGCCCTCCAAATACAGGAAAATACTCTCCTCAATAATCTTCGAGAGAATCAGAAAAAAATCAGTGATTGCATCCAACAAGCTGAATATCTGCGAGTACAGCAGGAAAACTTTATGCTGCAGGCGCGGACTCTGGGGAAAATCGCACAGTATCTTGAAACTGTCAGCGATGCAGAGCAGTATTCGGGTCTTCGCACCCGGTTAGAAAATCAGCAATTAACTGTAAGTTTCCTTGAAAAAAAATTGGATCCGACTGCTGTACGAGAGAAACTTGCGGCCTTCCTCAATATAATCGGCCGTTATATGACTGAATATTCGGAACTTCTCGATCTAGAACATCAGGGAAGCAACCTGCGTCTAGATATCCGCAAACTCACCGTTGTGGCAGATACCTTGGACGGACCGGTACCACTTTTCCGTATGGGCAGCGGGGAAAATTGGGTCGGCTACCATATTTTGGCTCATCTGGCCCTTCATCGCTGGTTCCGTCAAAAAAAACGCCCCGTGCCAGGATTTCTAATTCTCGACCAGCCATCGCAGGCGCATTATCCACCTGAAAAAGATAATGATGGGTCTATTGACGCTCTGAAGAATGAAGATCAGAACGCTGTAAATCGGCTGTTCAGCCTAATCAACCACGCTGCTAAAACGCTCGCCCCTGATTTACAGATAATAGTTATGGACCATGCAGACCTTAAAGATGACTGGTTTCAGGCTGCAGTCTCTGATCGCTGGCGTAATGGCGTAAAACTTATTCCAACAAGCTGGATAACACCCCAGAAATAA
- the virB11 gene encoding P-type DNA transfer ATPase VirB11, with translation MSAENLSLDFMKNRLFGDFLAQDGLTEIAVNRPGELHTKIRGKWQKQASPITLRQCHAFARALASWHDDNIDDTSPILSATLGSGERIQAIIPPACERNTVSITLRKPSFEQKTHQSWIDAGFYQRVAGQEKTESQDNALIRLYHSGDIPRFMEKAVEYGKTIFIVGETGSGKTTYMKTLLHYIPLHLRLVTIEDNPEIRFYHHANYVHLFYPADAGDNAIITPGRLIRANYRMNPDRILLAEIRGREAWDALKIIGSGHEGLITSLHAGSPEECIEGIIDRCYENPDCRNIPFDVLLRKVLKSIDVIVSIDIHGDVRRMRDIYFKPVHLNSIKEAFRK, from the coding sequence ATGAGCGCTGAAAACCTGTCACTGGATTTTATGAAAAACCGGCTGTTTGGTGATTTTCTTGCTCAGGATGGCCTGACAGAAATTGCTGTTAACCGACCAGGTGAGCTGCATACAAAAATTCGGGGAAAATGGCAAAAACAGGCATCCCCCATCACGTTGCGTCAGTGTCATGCTTTTGCCAGAGCGCTGGCGTCCTGGCATGACGATAATATTGACGATACATCACCCATCCTTTCTGCAACATTAGGATCCGGCGAACGTATTCAGGCGATTATTCCCCCGGCCTGTGAACGTAATACGGTGTCCATTACGCTGCGCAAACCCTCATTTGAGCAGAAAACACATCAGTCATGGATTGATGCAGGATTTTATCAGCGCGTGGCTGGTCAGGAAAAAACGGAAAGTCAGGATAATGCACTGATCCGGTTATATCACAGCGGGGATATTCCCCGCTTTATGGAAAAGGCGGTGGAATACGGCAAAACGATTTTTATTGTGGGTGAAACCGGCTCCGGCAAAACCACCTATATGAAAACGCTGCTGCATTATATTCCGCTGCATCTCCGTCTGGTAACGATCGAAGATAATCCCGAAATCCGTTTTTATCACCATGCCAATTATGTGCATCTTTTTTACCCTGCGGATGCCGGGGATAACGCTATTATCACGCCTGGCAGGCTGATCCGTGCTAATTATCGTATGAACCCTGACCGGATATTACTGGCGGAAATTCGTGGCCGGGAAGCGTGGGACGCGCTGAAAATTATTGGTTCCGGGCATGAGGGATTAATCACCTCCCTGCATGCAGGCAGCCCGGAAGAATGTATTGAAGGGATCATTGACCGCTGCTATGAAAACCCCGACTGCCGAAATATTCCTTTTGATGTGCTGTTACGCAAGGTACTTAAAAGCATTGATGTCATCGTCAGTATTGATATACACGGCGATGTTCGCCGGATGCGTGATATTTACTTTAAGCCAGTTCATTTAAATAGCATAAAAGAGGCATTCAGAAAATAA
- a CDS encoding three component ABC system middle component: MMEPWSSRPIEESYLFNPAFCVLLIANTSSEFNKKTGCSLPFALAFIILPIILHQKTRKALPATTVTSLMAWCQDNRDTMINFPDRVRRLNGITRESILFGTRQSALCLDENGDLKKGAKLLPPTEKRTPLLTQEAGECIERAAFLGRWLAAAGTTATIYAAWGIAP; the protein is encoded by the coding sequence ATGATGGAGCCTTGGTCTTCCCGTCCCATAGAGGAGAGCTACCTCTTCAACCCAGCTTTCTGCGTATTGCTTATAGCCAATACATCGTCAGAATTCAATAAAAAGACCGGTTGCTCTTTACCCTTTGCACTAGCCTTTATAATCCTTCCGATAATTCTTCATCAGAAAACACGCAAGGCTCTGCCTGCTACAACCGTAACGTCACTAATGGCATGGTGCCAGGACAACCGAGATACGATGATTAATTTCCCCGACAGAGTCAGGCGGCTAAACGGTATTACCCGTGAGAGCATATTATTTGGCACAAGGCAAAGCGCTCTTTGCTTGGATGAAAATGGTGACTTAAAGAAAGGAGCTAAACTGCTCCCACCTACAGAAAAACGAACGCCGCTGCTTACTCAGGAAGCCGGAGAATGCATTGAGCGTGCGGCATTTCTGGGGCGTTGGCTCGCAGCAGCTGGTACAACAGCGACTATTTATGCTGCATGGGGGATAGCGCCATGA
- a CDS encoding Hachiman antiphage defense system protein HamA, producing the protein MLYPRWCDITIQEQDNKQLWRLSERDGGRAAIEATLTTRIRAHYDNLDEIAEDVRELGYPGAAAILAERMPRSTRARSGELGEILATELVEEHLEFEVPIRRLRYKDGREMALRGDDFVGLKLDDQQKLHYLKGESKSRVNLANATISEARKALSRDDGRPTATSLLFVADRLMEGEGERRQMGRRIRNEVASRSAPQGRTSHMLFTLSGNATPQALYDDLAAADLVRPHLSANLRIEDHQAFILACYERALALGND; encoded by the coding sequence ATGCTATATCCACGTTGGTGCGACATAACTATCCAAGAGCAAGACAACAAGCAGCTATGGCGCTTGTCCGAACGCGATGGAGGAAGGGCTGCTATCGAAGCTACCCTAACTACTCGGATCCGAGCTCACTACGACAATTTGGACGAAATAGCTGAAGACGTCCGTGAGTTGGGATACCCAGGCGCGGCTGCAATTTTGGCTGAGCGCATGCCGCGCTCCACCCGAGCACGTTCGGGAGAGCTTGGCGAGATCCTCGCGACCGAGTTGGTCGAAGAACATCTTGAATTCGAGGTTCCGATCCGTCGCCTGCGATACAAAGATGGTCGAGAGATGGCGCTGCGCGGCGACGATTTCGTCGGTCTAAAGCTCGATGACCAACAAAAATTGCACTACTTAAAAGGCGAGTCTAAGAGTCGTGTAAACCTTGCCAACGCCACCATCTCTGAGGCACGAAAAGCACTGTCCAGAGACGATGGCAGACCTACGGCAACGTCCCTTCTCTTCGTCGCGGATCGACTCATGGAGGGTGAAGGCGAACGACGGCAGATGGGTAGACGGATTCGTAATGAAGTCGCCAGTCGATCTGCGCCCCAAGGGCGAACCAGTCACATGCTGTTCACCTTGTCGGGCAACGCCACGCCTCAGGCACTGTACGACGATCTCGCAGCGGCGGATCTGGTTCGTCCCCATCTTTCTGCAAATTTGCGCATAGAAGACCATCAGGCCTTCATTCTGGCCTGCTACGAGAGGGCTCTGGCACTTGGAAACGACTGA
- a CDS encoding ArdC family protein encodes MTISLHTQASAPNTAAATSVSPLDLSGSSKTKFTRTKTDIYQTVTDSIIAALETGVKPWACPWQRTPGMSGLPSNYATGMGYSGMNIMLLWCSASEQGFNDSRWMTYKQAKAEGGQVRKGEHGTTAIFYTMLERENNEGETEYIPMLKTFTVFNVEQIDGLTLSDEAVFPAETFEPLPQAEALFRNSGATIIAKGQNAFFAPSTDEIHLPERRLFSDAANFYATGMHELVHWSGAKSRLNREMKGKFGSEDYAFEELIAELGSAFLMADLGIVGEVQHESYIASWLKALRNDKRYIFKAASAASKAHRYLMDKI; translated from the coding sequence ATGACTATTTCCCTGCATACCCAGGCTAGCGCCCCTAACACCGCAGCGGCGACCAGCGTATCCCCGCTGGACCTGTCAGGCTCCTCAAAAACGAAATTTACCAGAACCAAAACTGATATTTATCAGACCGTCACTGACAGCATCATTGCGGCACTGGAAACTGGTGTTAAACCCTGGGCGTGTCCGTGGCAGCGTACCCCTGGTATGTCGGGTTTACCGTCCAATTACGCAACTGGTATGGGTTACAGTGGAATGAATATCATGTTGTTGTGGTGCAGTGCGTCAGAACAGGGATTCAATGATTCGCGTTGGATGACCTACAAACAGGCAAAAGCGGAAGGCGGGCAGGTACGTAAGGGAGAACACGGCACAACAGCTATTTTCTATACCATGTTGGAAAGGGAAAATAACGAAGGAGAAACTGAATATATTCCGATGCTTAAGACTTTCACCGTGTTTAATGTTGAGCAAATTGACGGTTTGACTCTGAGTGATGAAGCCGTTTTCCCGGCAGAGACCTTTGAGCCGTTACCGCAGGCGGAAGCGCTTTTCCGTAACAGTGGTGCAACCATCATTGCGAAGGGGCAGAACGCCTTTTTCGCACCATCAACCGACGAAATCCATTTACCGGAACGTCGTCTTTTTAGCGATGCTGCCAATTTCTACGCTACGGGTATGCATGAGCTGGTTCACTGGAGTGGAGCCAAAAGTCGGCTGAATCGTGAAATGAAAGGGAAGTTTGGCAGTGAGGATTATGCTTTTGAGGAGTTGATCGCCGAGCTTGGAAGCGCGTTCCTAATGGCGGACCTAGGGATTGTCGGAGAGGTTCAGCATGAAAGTTATATTGCTTCCTGGCTGAAAGCACTGAGGAACGACAAACGCTATATTTTCAAGGCCGCCAGCGCGGCATCCAAAGCGCATCGTTATTTGATGGATAAAATCTGA
- the mobC gene encoding MobC family replication-relaxation protein — translation MLITAYRERQTRHREKIQRLLNFLKEETYSDFKTLMLLFGFRDHKSLYSLLSKVEGMGLIQKHVLVSRTMKISLWGITSDGLAVVLTSDDTLFPARFEPSKITGWTLEHHLDNQTARIILEQKGASGWINGDRTTFLSRYQTSHRPDGLITLPGGTVIAIETERRLKTKARYQSIIASHLLARTHKNWIYVFYIVPDPQKKRGLERLFDSIRHVIVNHQHIPLETRHRNVFRIYTLDELQRLDVSHCI, via the coding sequence ATGCTTATCACCGCATACCGCGAACGCCAGACGCGGCACCGCGAAAAAATACAACGACTGCTGAATTTCCTGAAAGAAGAAACGTACAGTGACTTTAAAACGCTGATGCTGCTGTTCGGCTTCAGAGACCATAAATCGCTATATTCCCTTCTTTCAAAAGTCGAGGGTATGGGCTTAATACAAAAACATGTCCTGGTATCGCGCACGATGAAAATTTCATTGTGGGGCATAACCAGTGACGGACTGGCCGTAGTGTTAACCTCCGACGATACACTTTTTCCGGCACGGTTTGAGCCGTCAAAAATCACCGGCTGGACACTGGAGCACCACCTTGATAATCAAACCGCCCGTATCATCCTTGAGCAAAAAGGCGCATCCGGATGGATAAACGGCGATCGCACAACCTTCCTCAGTCGTTATCAGACCAGCCACCGCCCGGACGGACTGATTACCCTGCCCGGCGGAACCGTGATCGCCATTGAGACCGAGCGCCGTCTGAAAACCAAAGCCCGTTACCAGTCGATCATCGCCAGCCATTTGCTGGCGCGGACCCATAAAAACTGGATTTACGTTTTTTATATCGTGCCGGACCCGCAGAAAAAACGCGGTCTTGAACGGCTGTTTGACAGCATCAGGCACGTGATCGTTAACCATCAGCACATCCCGCTGGAAACCCGCCACCGGAATGTCTTCCGCATCTATACACTCGACGAGTTGCAACGGCTCGATGTAAGTCACTGCATATAG
- a CDS encoding TrbM/KikA/MpfK family conjugal transfer protein has protein sequence MKKAISSVLLLCVMALCSTSVLAADACEVVLCMYGKTTGNGGGSECHSAERAFFNIVKKNRHGFLPDHTADARQSFLLECDSADPAAIGQIISKYGRVRG, from the coding sequence ATGAAAAAAGCAATATCCTCCGTATTATTGCTCTGCGTTATGGCGTTATGTTCAACATCTGTACTGGCTGCTGATGCCTGCGAAGTGGTGTTATGTATGTACGGTAAAACAACCGGAAATGGCGGCGGCAGTGAATGTCATTCCGCTGAACGGGCATTCTTTAATATCGTAAAAAAGAACAGGCATGGTTTTCTGCCTGACCATACGGCCGATGCCAGACAATCGTTTTTACTTGAATGTGATTCGGCAGACCCGGCGGCTATCGGTCAGATCATCAGTAAATATGGCCGCGTTCGTGGTTAA
- a CDS encoding type IV secretory system conjugative DNA transfer family protein — protein sequence MILNKLAVSLSPIVNGALSFIAFMQQHQLMLALLSGLTMPFFASMKSDERQKAPLWQKLMIAFSLLCFLCGTMAPVVIWIFQWLYKGRVVASIPVPAWPVLIAFTVTGFILHILLRRVLTPELDKIKKRLVRKTTLERELRTDVRTVKSLLPETLHYDPLDYIDLNKGLFIGMDRDVQPMYLPLKDWQKQHADIIGTTGAGKGVATGILLYQSILAGEGVFVMDPKDDEWAPHLYRKACEDAGKPFALIDLRKQQYQLNLIEGITPDELEELFVAGFSLAEKGQESDFYRIDDRKAARIAAQFVTRNTASTIRDVYNGDYVQGTADKIKAFFGKIEELALLNAINAPTGFSLNTIFKEGGCCYVIGSMRNSKIITTQRMLLVRLYQLAERRERVKDVPRPIAIYLSELKYHLSRPALEGLGAARDKGVHIIMDHQSIADLKDCPADLKGDAVVGAVVENAKFKLVYRVMDPDTAEWVARMSGTILVDDEVRKAKTDAVLTETIDDERTIRQAERFFTDSNMILNLPDFVSFIFTTKTLPSASLISPIRVKKRELEICAVSPAIAATATTVNITLDFSEEEIAPGPASTPDITTTRPDLFFDTDEKDTTTPNADKE from the coding sequence GTGATTTTGAATAAGCTGGCCGTTTCACTGTCGCCGATAGTGAATGGCGCGCTTAGCTTCATTGCTTTTATGCAACAGCATCAGCTGATGCTGGCGCTGTTATCAGGGCTGACGATGCCATTTTTCGCGTCGATGAAAAGCGATGAACGGCAAAAAGCCCCGCTGTGGCAAAAGCTGATGATTGCTTTTTCCCTGCTGTGTTTTCTTTGCGGTACGATGGCCCCGGTTGTTATCTGGATTTTCCAGTGGCTTTATAAAGGCCGTGTAGTCGCCAGCATTCCCGTTCCGGCATGGCCGGTGCTGATTGCCTTTACCGTAACGGGTTTTATTTTGCATATTCTGTTGCGCAGGGTATTAACCCCTGAATTAGACAAAATAAAGAAACGCCTCGTCAGAAAAACCACGCTTGAACGGGAATTACGCACCGATGTCCGTACGGTGAAATCACTGCTGCCGGAAACACTGCATTATGACCCGCTGGATTATATCGACCTGAACAAAGGGTTATTTATCGGCATGGACCGCGATGTTCAGCCGATGTATCTGCCGTTAAAAGACTGGCAAAAACAACACGCAGATATTATCGGCACCACCGGAGCGGGCAAAGGCGTTGCCACCGGAATATTACTCTATCAAAGTATTCTGGCCGGTGAAGGCGTATTTGTGATGGACCCCAAGGATGATGAATGGGCACCCCACCTTTACCGCAAAGCCTGCGAGGATGCAGGAAAACCTTTTGCCCTGATTGACCTGCGGAAACAACAATACCAGTTAAATCTGATTGAAGGCATCACGCCAGATGAACTGGAAGAATTGTTTGTTGCCGGTTTCAGCCTGGCGGAAAAAGGGCAGGAATCTGACTTTTATCGGATTGACGACCGGAAGGCGGCGCGGATAGCCGCGCAGTTTGTCACCCGTAATACGGCCTCAACCATTCGGGATGTGTATAACGGAGACTACGTTCAGGGTACTGCAGATAAGATAAAAGCCTTTTTCGGGAAAATTGAAGAGCTGGCTTTACTCAATGCCATTAATGCCCCCACTGGATTTTCGCTTAATACGATATTTAAGGAAGGCGGTTGCTGTTATGTGATTGGTTCAATGCGCAACAGCAAAATCATTACCACTCAGCGCATGCTGTTGGTACGCCTGTACCAGCTGGCAGAGAGGCGCGAGCGGGTGAAAGACGTGCCCCGCCCCATTGCTATTTATCTTTCCGAACTGAAATACCATTTATCCAGGCCCGCGCTGGAAGGTTTAGGCGCGGCACGCGATAAAGGCGTGCATATTATTATGGACCACCAGTCGATTGCCGATTTAAAAGACTGTCCGGCAGATTTGAAGGGTGACGCCGTTGTCGGCGCGGTCGTTGAGAACGCCAAATTCAAACTGGTTTACCGTGTCATGGACCCGGACACCGCGGAATGGGTGGCCAGGATGTCAGGCACCATATTAGTGGATGACGAGGTCCGCAAAGCGAAAACCGATGCCGTGCTGACAGAGACTATCGACGACGAACGCACCATCAGGCAGGCCGAGCGTTTCTTTACCGACAGCAATATGATCCTGAACCTACCCGATTTTGTCAGCTTCATCTTCACGACAAAAACTCTCCCCTCTGCTTCTCTGATTTCGCCCATCAGGGTGAAAAAACGCGAACTGGAGATCTGTGCCGTGTCGCCCGCGATTGCCGCCACCGCCACAACGGTAAACATCACCCTGGATTTTAGCGAGGAGGAAATCGCCCCCGGACCGGCATCAACGCCGGATATCACCACAACGCGGCCCGATCTTTTTTTTGATACGGACGAAAAAGACACAACAACACCGAATGCCGATAAAGAGTAA